From one Takifugu rubripes chromosome 14, fTakRub1.2, whole genome shotgun sequence genomic stretch:
- the LOC105417336 gene encoding protocadherin beta-15-like, with product MESRRKLLLDLFLCFAVLVRNSSADLSYSVPEEMRPGSIVGNIAKDLGLEAGKLFIRNARIDTEDQHYCDIDLKTGNFVIRERIDREELCGEKASCVLKSELVLESPLEVHRISLLIQDVNDNSPVFPKDVIKLEIRESAFKGARYRVNDAHDADIGHNVVKDYILEKNNHFVLSVRDDVEGSKSVELVLDKELDREKEQNVNLVMVAVDGGNPQRSGTATIQITVLDANDNAPVFEQAVYKANLPENAALGTVVLTVSASDADEGVNGEVTYEFSRISDKAKKVFTLNSKTGEIKVSGPLDFESNPNYEMRIDAKDGFGLSSDCKLMIKITDINDNAPVIYVKSLTDPVPEDVSPGSEVGIINVQDRDSENNRQVRCSIQQNVPFKLVPSIKNYYSLVTTGQLDRELVSDYNITISATDEGSPPLSSSKTLHLSVADINDNPPVFEEESYSAYVSENNRAGSILCSVSAGDPDWRQNGTVIYSLLAAEVNGAPVSSYVSVNGDTGLIHAVRSFDYEQLRSFKVHVMARDNGSPPLSSNVTVSVFISDVNDNSPQILYPAPEGNSFMTELVPKAAHGGSLVSKVIAVDADSGQNAWLSYHIVKSSDPGLFSIGVHSGEIRTQRDISESDSMKQNLIVAVKDNGQPSLSATCSMYLLISDNLAEVPELKDISYDEKNSKLTSYLIIALVSVSTFFLTFIIIILGVRFCRRRKPRMLFDGAVTIPGAYLPPNYADVDGTGTLRSAYNYDAYLTTGSRTSDFKFVTSYNDNTLPAEQTLRKSPTDFADVFGESDSSPEVGQYFHVHDTNYI from the coding sequence GAGAAAATTACTTCTCgaccttttcctctgttttgccGTCTTGGTGCGCAACAGCAGCGCGGACCTGAGCTATTCTGTCCCGGAGGAGATGAGGCCCGGATCTATTGTTGGGAATATCGCCAAGGATCTCGGACTGGAAGCAGGGAAATTGTTCATTCGTAATGCTCGTATCGATACTGAGGATCAGCACTACTGTGATATTGACCTAAAGACGGGGAATTTCGTCATCCGGGAGAGGAttgacagagaggagctgtgcgGGGAAAAGGCTTCGTGTGTGCTTAAATCTGAATTGGTTCTGGAGAGCCCGTTAGAGGTGCACCGCATTTCACTGCTCATACAGGATGTAAACGACAATTCACCCGTTTTCCCAAAGGATGTAATAAAACTGGAAATAAGAGAATCGGCCTTTAAAGGAGCTCGTTATCGCGTTAATGATGCACATGACGCTGATATTGGACACAACGTTGTCAAAGATTATATTTTAGAAAAGAATAACCATTTTGTGTTGTCTGTTCGGGATGATGTGGAGGGTTCGAAGAGCGTCGAGTTAGTTTTGGACAAAGAACTGGATCGTGAAAAGGAGCAGAATGTAAATCTTGTGATGGTTGCTGTTGACGGTGGAAACCCACAACGATCCGGAACCGCAACAATACAGATAACTGTACTAGATGCTAATGATAACGCCCCGGTCTTCGAGCAGGCCGTTTATAAAGCTAATCTACCAGAAAACGCAGCGCTTGGTACCGTCGTCCTCACAGTCAGCGCTTCTGATGCAGACGAGGGTGTCAATGGAGAAGTGACCTATGAGTTCAGTCGCATTTCAGACAAGGCTAAAAAGGTTTTTACACTCAACAGCAAAACGGGAGAGATCAAAGTCTCGGGACCACTTGATTTTGAGAGTAATCCTAATTATGAAATGCGCATTGATGCTAAAGACGGTTTCGGACTTTCATCCGATTGCAAATTAATGATTAAAATCACAGACATAAACGACAACGCGCCAGTAATATACGTTAAATCACTGACCGATCCAGTACCTGAGGACGTGTCCCCTGGTTCAGAGGTGGGCATCATCAACGTTCAGGACAGAGACTCAGAAAATAACAGACAGGTCCGCTGCTCCATTCAGCAAAACGTCCCTTTTAAGCTGGTTCCTTCCATTAAAAACTATTATTCTCTGGTGACCACAGGACAACTGGACCGTGAACTAGTGTCTGATTACAACATTACAATCAGTGCCACTGACGAgggctctccacctctgtcctcctctaaaacGCTTCACTTGTCTGTAGCAGACATCAATGACAACCCCcctgtgtttgaggaagagTCCTACAGCGCATATGTGAGTGAAAATAACAGAGCCGGGTCCATTTTGTGTTCCGTTAGTGCTGGAGACCCCGACTGGAGACAAAACGGAACAgtgatttattctctgttaGCCGCTGAGGTGAACGGTGCTCCGGTGTCCTCTTATGTGTCTGTTAATGGAGACACGGGGCTGATCCACGCTGTCAGGTCCTTTGAttatgaacagctgaggagctttaaagtgcacgtgatggccagagacaacggttctcctcctctcagcagtaaCGTGACCGTCAGCGTGTTCATATCAGACGTTAATGACAACTCTCCTCAAATACTGTATCCAGCCCCGGAGGGCAACTCCTTCATGACCGAGCTGGTCCCCAAAGCTGCACACGGaggctctctggtgtccaaaGTGATCGCTGTGGACGCCGATTCTGGACAGAACGCCTGGCTGTCCTACCATATAGTCAAATCCAGCGATCCGGGACTCTTCTCTATCggtgtccacagtggagagatcaggacgcagcgggacatttctgagtctgacagcatgaaacagaacctgattgtggcagtgaaagataacggacagccctctctctctgccacctgctccatgtatttactcatttctgataacttggctgaggtgccagagctgaaggacatttcttatgatgagaagaattccaaactgacctcttatctgatcatcgcgctggtgtctgtgtccaccttcttcctgaccttcatcatcatcatcctgggtgTGAGGTTCTGTCGCAGGAGAAAGCCCAGAATGTTGTTTGACGGAGCAGTAACCATCCCCGGCGCTTATCTCCCTCCTAATTACGCCGATGTTGACGGCACAGGAACTTTACGCAGCGCTTACAATTATGACGCCTACCTGACAACAGGGTCTAGAACCAGTGACTTTAAGTTTGTGACATCTTACAATgacaacacacttcctgctgagcagactctgaggaaaagccccactgactttgctgatgtgtttggagaatcTGACAGTTCACCTGAGGTAGGACAATATTTCCATGTCCATGACACTAATTATATTTAA
- the LOC115252471 gene encoding protocadherin gamma-A6-like yields the protein MNTPVITVSATDADEGINGEVTYEFSRISEKSRNMFSLNQHTGEITVTGNIDYEDGQKYEVFVEAKDGYGLSSETKVIIDITDVNDNAPVIYVKSLKDPVAEDVSPGSEVGIINVQDRDSENNRQVRCSIQQNVPFKLVPSIKNYYSLVTTGQLDRELVSDYNITISATDEGSPPLSSSKTLHLSVADINDNPPVFEEESYSAYVSENNRAGSTLCSVSAGDPDWRQNGTVIYSLLAAEVNGAPVSSYVSVNGDTGLIHAVRSFDYEQLRSFKVHVMARDNGSPPLSSNVTVSVFISDVNDNSPQILYPAPEGNSFMTELVPKAAHGGSLVSKVIAVDADSGQNAWLSYHIVKSSDPGLFSIGVHSGEIRTQRDISESDSMKQNLIVAVKDNGQPSLSATCSMYLLISDNLAEVPELKDISYDEKNSKLTSYLIIALVSVSTFFLTFIIIILGVRFCRRRKPRMLFDGAVTIPGAYLPPNYADVDGTGTLRSAYNYDAYLTTGSRTSDFKFVTSYNDNTLPAEQTLRKSPTDFADVFGQLEESPEVGHLLHFMFD from the coding sequence ATGAACACTCCTGTTATTACAGTGAGCGCCACAGATGCAGATGAAGGCATCAATGGAGAGGTGACCTATGAATTTAGCAGAATATCTGAGAAATCACGAAACATGTTTTCCCTGAACCAACATACTGGAGAAATTACTGTCACGGGAAACATAGATTATGAAGATGGACAAAAATATGAAGTTTTTGTGGAAGCAAAAGATGGTTATGGACTCTCTTCAGAGACAAAGGTCATTATTGACATTACCGATGTAAATGACAATGCCCCAGTCATTTATGTTAAATCACTTAAAGATCCAGTAGCTGAGGACGTGTCCCCTGGTTCAGAGGTGGGCATCATCAACGTTCAGGACAGAGACTCAGAAAATAACAGACAGGTCCGCTGCTCCATTCAGCAAAACGTCCCTTTTAAGCTGGTTCCTTCTATTAAAAACTATTATTCTCTGGTGACCACAGGACAACTGGACCGTGAACTAGTGTCTGATTACAACATTACAATCAGTGCCACTGACGAgggctctccacctctgtcctcctctaaaacgcttcacttgtctgtagcagacatcaacgacaacccccctgtgtttgaggaagagTCCTACAGCGCATATGTGAGTGAAAATAACAGAGCCGGGTCCACTTTGTGTTCCGTTAGTGCTGGAGACCCCGACTGGAGACAAAACGGAACAgtgatttattctctgttaGCCGCTGAGGTGAACGGTGCTCCGGTGTCCTCTTATGTGTCTGTTAATGGAGACACGGGGCTGATCCACGCTGTCAGGTCCTTTGAttatgaacagctgaggagctttaaagtgcacgtgatggccagagacaacggttctcctcctctcagcagtaaCGTGACCGTCAGTGTGTTCATATCAGACGTTAATGACAACTCTCCTCAAATACTGTATCCAGCCCCGGAGGGCAACTCCTTCATGACCGAGCTGGTCCCCAAAGCTGCACACGGaggctctctggtgtccaaaGTGATCGCTGTGGACGCCGACTCTGGACAGAACGCCTGGCTGTCCTACCATATAGTCAAATCCAGCGATCCGGGACTCTTCTCTATCggtgtccacagtggagagatcaggacgcagcgggacatttctgagtctgacagcatgaaacagaacctgattgtggcagtgaaagataacggacagccctctctctctgccacctgctccatgtatttactcatttctgataacttggctgaggtgccagagctgaaggacatttcttatgatgagaagaattccaaactgacctcttatctgatcatcgcgctggtgtctgtgtccaccttcttcctgaccttcatcatcatcatcctgggtgTGAGGTTCTGTCGCAGGAGAAAGCCCAGAATGTTGTTTGACGGAGCAGTAACCATCCCCGGCGCTTATCTCCCTCCTAATTACGCTGATGTTGACGGCACGGGAACTTTACGCAGCGCTTACAATTATGACGCCTACCTGACAACAGGGTCTAGAACCAGTGACTTTAAGTTTGTGACATCTTACAATgacaacacacttcctgctgagcagactctgaggaaaagccccactgactttgctgatgtgtttggtcaGCTGGAGGAGTCTCCAGAGGTAGGCCACCTGCTCCATTTCATGTTTGATTAG